The DNA window GCAATTCCTTTATGACGAAAATGAATAAACATTCCATCAATAAGAAAAGAAGAACAGAAacactaaaatataataatttacatATGGCATTTTGACAGGTGAGAATCTCATGAGAACTACAACAAGTGGAAAATATCCTTGCCCCCACATCGAATGGACGAAAACATACAGATAACTATAACATCTCAAAGCAATTTTTAACTCATTAGTTATAAAGCAATCCTGACTTTCATAAATAAGTAAGACAACAAAAAGTTTGAACATTGATCAATAGAATGCATGAAATGACTCACCATATGGTCAGAACAAAAGCCATTGGTGACATTGCATCTGCCACCCCCAGATATTTTCACCTATCAAATAAAGACAACAATACGAGTTTATCATGCAACGGCTGTGCCACCCCATTCGTGCAAAAAACAAACGAGACGTTTGCAATATCAggatatttaataataaaaaaataaacagtaATTGAATATTCTAGTACCGCAAACACTCCCTCGTTTGTTGCAAAAATAACATGGCACAACCTACGCTTTTATCAATTACAGAATTTAAAACAGCTAAAAAAAAGTTACCTTAGAGAGAGGCTTTGCTTTTTCAATGACCAAAACATCAAGATGAGGAGCTAAAGTCTTGGCCCTAATAGCTCCATAAATCCCTGCTGCTCCACCACCAACCACCACTAACAGCTCCTCATTTTTTGACTGCCCGTCATAAAGAAAAGGATCAAAATTCAAGAAAAagcattatgaaataaaatgaagGGAAAAGAACCTTGTGAGCTGAAGCAGCAGCAGCAGAAAATTTGAACCTTGTGTTGGCTGTAGCTTTAGAAGATACTCCAAATgggttgaagaagaagaagcgcACTAGGTTGAAGCTCATTGGTACTGTAAGTGAGCATGGGCTGCCTGGATTTGCCTCTAATTTGGGGGCGGCCTCTATTGCCGCTAATACACTAATAACTACACAAATTTCAATTTATCTATTTTCAAAAAACATATATGAGCAGGAATTTTTTAGATGTGCCTCAAAAATCtgagtttttatttgtttactcTGCAATTCGAAACGTCTTTAAATGGTTactaaaaacacaatttaaaatGGTAAGCTGTCTGGTATCGCTTAAATAAGATCTTGggttggttcaagtggtaagcAGTTTGATATCGCTTAAATAAGATTTTGGGTTCGAGTCTTGTAAATGCAGAAAATCCCCATTgaaagactcacccaccatgtcgGGTGCGCGACGcaggtcggatccggattaatTAGGGCGAAATCCTGAAAACCGGATggacttacaaaaaaaaacacaatttaaaattgtttcttAAGATGGTTTAATGGTTTCTAAATataccatttttaaaaaaacgtttatttaataatttgcaaaagattttaaaatatttcaaacagttACTTAACACGCATATTCTAAATCAATTCTAAAAAAACGGAAAATCTTcatagttaaaaaataaattttaaattttggagtatttttttgtaaatataacaaaatactataaaatataagcttaactttttatttttgaaatatttatactCTATATCACAATaagataaattttttacaaacatatatcttatttttctttttataaaaatatattattttcaaatgtaCCACTTTATCTCTATTATTAGCAACAATACAATTTCccactttttttcttcttttttctttgaaaccttaatttctttttttgttcttctttcATTAATGTCCACAACCTACCTATCATCAAACTTCATTTATCAAACCACACACACTATTAGAAAACAGAGAATTACCAacgaattttttttgatttaacgacggattttagcTTTTTACCAACCGAAAACTTAATTTAACAACAGATTTCAGCCTTACGGAAAATTCCGTTGCTAAAAtgcagttttctagtagtgacaACAATCATGCTACCCACTGTGCCTTCCACGCCCAAGCCCACGTTGATGTCCCCTCCATGCCACGCCGCTGCTAGTATCTCCTACACACCGCCGCCATTTgaatgtattattttaaaattatatttatatgtatagatCTAATATTTATGTGTCTAGATATATGATTTGTATgtataaatttagaatttattaTTGTATGTATAGATCTATTCAGTTTGTTTTTAGATTTTCAGTTTGGCTTCAACTTCATCTTCTCCGTTTTTCAGATTTGgtattttcatttttagatttgattttttttaaaatgaatacgaattatatataaaattaatgaattatataaaacctcttttttttaatctcaacagttaaatcataaaatattatgtaTATCATTCGCAttatatacatattatataccaaataaatacaaaaactgaaaaatttgaaattttatataaaaactgtaattttgtagttattttaaaaaaaaatttacttttataattattttttgtatttctgttaaaataaaatgcatgttgtatttttataaatattttcattttttcaggTATTTGTATAAAAACCTCATTACTTTTACGCTAAATATAACATGATATATAATCTATTCTCTCGATGACTTGCAAATTCAAGATAAATCAACAAATTTAATCGACTGGTTCAGCTCGTAAAATCGATCATTTTGAGAACTACTACAAAACATATAGAGAACATAACACCTTTATTGTTGTCCAATTCGGCATTAatcacaacaacaacaacaataaatTTACCATTGCTTGGACTTCCAAAATTCAACATAAGGCAACGTTTTCTAATTGATTGTTTTACATTATCGTCTTCGTTCACCGAAGCTTCCAACCTCAACGTCCGATCATGTGATTTATATGATTAACAAGAATCTCAATTTCACATTTCGATGTACCGTAAGTTTGCTCTTTCTGTATGAAACAGAGTGTTTTTGAAGTTCGATCAGTATAATATGTCTAATCTCAGGAAttaaaaagttttttaaaattaatcattgacaaacaaaatgatatttttacataatattataaaggccaaataactaaaaataaatagcCATACTTTCATAAAAGatttgaacttttgtgaaactttttaaaatatcatgAATGATTAgtttaatatttgaaatcaatggAGGATTTGAAGTAATTACATCTTATTTCAacaaacaatgaaaaataaatcaattatgaATTCATCAACATGAATTAGGGTGCCACAGGAAAGGAGCATCAGCATTGATATCACTACAATACAAGCAAGGATGTTGAGCAAATCCTTGTGCCTCCAATGCCTTTCTAGCCATAATCACAACTTCTCTATTGCTTAATATTCGGTTCGGATTCTCCTTCAACACAATCTGCAACGCGTTGCTAAATGCTCCGTGGGCTTTTCCTTTACCTTCAACTGCAGTGTCggaaacataaatttttttaaaaacatattaacaGTGTCAAATCATATTGAAAAAAAACCGATTGAGGaacttattttcaaataaaaataaaaatatatttttaaaaaatgtacaaGAAGTTTATCTTGTCGCGCTAACGGCGTGTGGAGTGCACACACTTCATTTTCATGACGAAATGACCTAatatcttaaaattaaaaatatagaaacTCAATTTTGATAACTTTAAACTGAGAGACTcaacttaaaaaatatataataatgcAGAAATTCAAATATGCATGTGACCTATATTCCATATGTTTACCAGGACTCATATCAGCAGAAGTTTCATTTGCTTGGCAGCCACTTAATAAAATTCCATCATCAGCCTTTAATATAAGTGACTCATCATCATATAAATAATGTTCAAGTGATGACTGTAATCTGAATTTGAAGCTAGCATCAGCTCCAAAAAGTTCTAACAAGTGAGTGGCAATGTCGGATGTGTTAATGCCTGTAAGAGAAATGAAATGTTCAAGAATTGAATTGAAGGGGATGTGTTTTGGATTATTATTGGTGGTGGTGCTTGGTGTTGTTTTTGTGGTTGAATTTGGTCCTATTTGTTCCTTTTCTTTGTCAATTAGGCCCCCACTGTGGCATGAATCTGAAATCATTGTAAAACTTGTTCCCTTTGGTAGCTTGTTCACTAGTTGCCTCATGTCCGTATCTGGATAATATTGAAATTCCAAAGGcaaaatgaattattatataaataactaTAATGTGATTTTGAAATGTAACATGAATAcaaaaattctaataatttaacattttgagtcatttaaattcaaacaactaataaaaaagatgaatgATCAAATTGATAAAGATAAAATACACTTCAATACTCCAgcttacttatttttttatgataaattagtcTATATTTGAAGAAAAACAAATAAGTTATGGATAATAAACATTGAATTTCGAAAATAATTTAGAGTCCGAATATCGTGATTAGAATGGAGACTTTTTGCAGTCGGTTTATTAAAGAAAGTCAAAAggattagatttttttaaaggaaGTCAAAAGGATTAGATTTTCTTTTTGCCACTAATCGAATTATGAACATAGTTTGGTATCGCTTAATCAAGGTCTCGAGttcgagtcttgtgaatgcagaaaaacccCACTGGAAGACTCACCCATCATGCCAGATTCGCAACGCGGGTcagatccggattagtcagggtgAATCCCGGAAACCGGATAGGCtaaccgaaaaaaaaaaaacataacttaGAAAAGTACATACCAGTGATGAGATTGAAATCACAAGGAACAATAGCCTCATCCTGCCTAAAGGGAAAACCAGGCCATTTAGAAGGAATCCTGGTTCCATGTCCACTATAATGAAAAACCAGAACATCACCCGGTTCAGCCTTTCCAACCATTTCATCAAGCGCCTTCTTTATGTTTGCACCAGTTGGCATCATCATTTCTAAATTAGAGCCTCCCCCGGGTGCAGCCGGGGCATCCGCTAGCAGCTCGATATGGCTCAGATCAAACCCGAATCGATTAACCAGCACGTCTCGCATGGCTACGACGTCATTAATGCATCCATGCAGCTTATAATTGCTGTTTGGATAGTTGCATCCAACTAAAACTGCCATTCTTTTCTTTCCTTCCTCCATTATTGCTAAATTTAATCGTGTAAAAATGCAAGaagaatatttttttgatattgttgaTTATGTTTGTGTTTTAGCTTATATAGTAGTAGAAGTTATAAATGTGGCGTGATATATAGGTTTTACTTGCAAGTTTTGTTCGACATTTATTGACTTTTAAGTGTCGTATCTCGTATGTATAGGTTTACTTTACTTAGAAGTCacaaattataacaaaaataaatagatgCATGTTTGTGACAATTTTGTCTATTAATTTTACAGTTTCaaacatcaaataaaatatgGAAGGTCCTGTATTCAATACTTCACACGAGCAGTTTctctattaaataaaaaataaataaaagatttaattgataaaaataaaatatagtttattatagaaattattttatgataaattatttgatatttaaagaAACGTGTTTCATAAtatcttttatcataatataatttttttgattaaattctattaatagtttattattttttcattaatttacctagaattatagtaatttttcattaaACTAATTAAGTTTCAATTCTCAATGTGTATATACatacaataaaaatttaaaaaaatatacagatgagctatagctcaaatagAATAAGCATTGGATAATATTTTGCTAAGTTCGTGGTTTCAATTCCTCCAGCAAGCGTTTCCGCTcctcaattattaaaattaaaaaaaaataacatcttttgaaatttgtttattaataatataatacttTTTACTATGTAAAAATAAGATTGAGGCTATAATAATTCAtatcttttctgtttttgtttgttgttgtttcTGGAGTGATGATTTCAGTTTAAGTTGTATCAGCTGTAGCTGAATTATTTTATTGGCCTATAGCAATATACTGCtccctttttggtgatttatcaaaaaaaaaatattgctcAACAAAAAAGTAATTTAATTGTAAGAACTTAAGAAGTAAGGTTTAACTTAAGTTACAAATATTTATAGACTAATTAATAATGAATCAAATAAACAACACATAATGTCAGTTCAAGCAATACATAATTatactaaataattaataaacaattataataataattttcgttaaaattattttactttgcACTATTTGTGAAACATAAAAGtagaattataattatttttattttgtttaaaatggATCAACTATATGAGTTAGCGCCAATTCCTAAATTTAATTGTTcaaactcaaaaaaatatatcctTACATCCTATGACCCAACTCTTACAAGAAACCAAACTCAGCATCAAAGCATGGAACCGTTGCATATCCTTAGCCCAAAATTGTACAAACATGCTCCAACTCAAAGCCATTCATGCAAATTTTACTCTCAGCGGCATTTCCACAAACACTTTTGCACTAACCAAATTACTTGAATTTTGTGCTCTTTCTCCGCACGGTAGTCTCTCTTATGCTTCCCTTTTATTCGACCAAATCAAAATACCCAATTCATTTGTATTCAACACTCTTATTAGAGCTTATACTCGTAGTTCAAATCCTTATTTAGCACTCCATTATTTTAATACAATGTTGAAAGATTTTCATTTGAAGCCTCAAAACCATACTTTTCATTTCGTGTTGTTCGCATGCGGCAACGTAAACTGGGTTTGTTTTGGTCGGCAAATTCATTGCTGGGTTTGTAAAAATGGAATGGTTGTATCAGATGGGCATATTCAGACTGGAGTTGTGAGATTGTATGCTAAGTGTAGAATTATGAGTGATGCGCATAAGGTGTTCGATGAAATTCCTCAACCGGTTGTTGTTCAATGGAATGTGTTGATGAATGGGTATGTTGATTGTAATTTGGAGAGTGCGGCTTTGCGGGTTTTTAGATGTATGTTTGTTAGGGGGGTTGAGCCTGATGCGTTTTGTGTGACTAGTGCCTTAGCGGCTTGTGCGAAATCAGGAGCTCTTTGGCAAGGGAAGTGGATTCATGAATATATCAAGAAAAATTTGCTGGAGTTCGACGTTTTTATCGGTACTGCGCTAGTTGATATGTATGCAAAATGTGGATGTATAAATACAGCTGTGGAAGTCTTTGAGATGATGCCTAAGAGGAATGCTTTTTCATGGGCGGCTATGACGGGGGGATTTGCGATGCATGGTTATGCGAGGAAAGCAATTCATTGTTTGGAGAGAATGCAGTCGGAGGATGGAGTTAGGCCTGACAGGGTTGTCCTTCTTGCGGTCTTAACTGCTTGTACTCATGCAGGTTTGCAAGAGGAAGGTCGGTTTCTTTTAGACAACATGAAGGCAAGATACGGGATTGTGCCTAGACACGAGCATTATAGTTGCGTGGTCGATTTGCTATGCAGGGCAGGTCGATGGGATGAAGCAATTGCGCTTATAAAGAGAATGCCCATGAAGCCACTTGCTTCAGTTTGGGGTGCTGTGTTAAGTAGTTGTCGGACGCATAAGAATGTTGAACTCGCAGAACTTGCTGTTAAGGAGCTTCTACAACTAGAAAATGGTAACATGGATGAAGAAGATGCAGCCTTTGTTCAATTATCGAACATTTATTCGAGTCTTGGAAGAGGTAAAGATGCATCTAAGATACATAGAGTGATCGGTGACAAAGGGTTGAAGAAAACACCAGGATGTAGTATGATAGAAGTGGATGGGAGGGTGAATGAATTTGTTTCTGGAGATGTTTCTCATAAGGAGTTAGCTCAAATTCATGTAATACTAGAACTATTATTGCCGGACTTGATTTCATTATCAGATCAATAGCGAAATGACATACTTAATCCATCCGGAAAAAAGCATTATAAATTCGACaaataaagagaaaaagatTGTGGCAAACATGAGAATTTCCTTAATTGAATTGTACAGTTCGCTCATGTGAGAGTATCCTATCATGAACCCGATCTAGACAAGAATATATTCGGGCAAACATATGATTTTTCTATAGCATATTTAAGTGTTCATAAATTGAGCTTTGGCTGATGAAGGAACCACCACAACAGACATATCTGAATTGTTAGGAGGAAGATGTAATAGAAGGGGATAAAGCTTTCCATTGAATTGATTTTTCGAACAAACGAGAAAATCGACAACTCCAGTTTCTTCCTCCAATTTGTTCTTCAGTTCTTCCACCACACTTCCTTTGAATGTAAatgatttctttttattttcatccACTTCGCCTTTTTCGTTTGCTACGCTATAATGAATCACCCTCCCATCGCTCTTTACCGGTACACTCGTCGTTGAATCATCAGACTGCATTTACATCAAACAAGGAAAAATCCACACACTCTTAGTAATATTATCAAGTAGtaccaaaatttaattttttcgaatCAATGttctttaaattgatttaacAATTGGTGACATCTTATCCTAAGAATATGTTGTTATGTAAAACGTCACATATAATGACAATGAACATGGCAACAGACGTAGCAGCATATTCTTTATTGGGTTGGCATATCATATTGAAAAGTCGATCACCtggaataaaatataaattttcgtATTGTCTAGATACGGAATCATTCAGGCTTTTCATTATCCTGACAAAAACTTATCAGCAAAATGTACTTGTAATTTATCCATAATTTAATTCCGTTCGTCAAAAATATcagatttttaaaattcttcCATATATCTATCATATTTTCAACTTATCTCGACTATATTCATTATGATATAACACGTTTGTATATAAAATCAATCATACCTGGCGTATATAATATCACGCCACATCAATTTCAAAGGTTGAAAGATGATGGTATATATGACAAACGAGTTAAAATTGTGGATAGATAAATACAATTTGGCaaacttaaaatataaatcaatacCTCAGTTCTTGCAAATTTAGAAGCTGAAGAAGGTGAGCCAGGCTCCGAAGATGCAGCATCCTCAACTTGCTGATTactattagtattattattgttattattgccAATTCGTGGCGGTTCCGGAGTACGAACAATCTCAACTCGATTCGTTATAGGTTTTTGTGGAGCAGGGGCAGGATCATGAACTCTCCTCTCTACAAGATCAACATCCCAAAGAATCCAATCTTGCGTCGACGTTCTATGTGGAATATCATGCGTTACATTGCTTCGCCAAGGCGGTAAACTCGTATTTGCCCGTAAATACTGCCCGTAACGCGTTTTTAGCTTGATCTGCACGCCTTCTCGAATGGGCTCCC is part of the Mercurialis annua linkage group LG3, ddMerAnnu1.2, whole genome shotgun sequence genome and encodes:
- the LOC126673355 gene encoding metacaspase-9 — its product is MEEGKKRMAVLVGCNYPNSNYKLHGCINDVVAMRDVLVNRFGFDLSHIELLADAPAAPGGGSNLEMMMPTGANIKKALDEMVGKAEPGDVLVFHYSGHGTRIPSKWPGFPFRQDEAIVPCDFNLITDTDMRQLVNKLPKGTSFTMISDSCHSGGLIDKEKEQIGPNSTTKTTPSTTTNNNPKHIPFNSILEHFISLTGINTSDIATHLLELFGADASFKFRLQSSLEHYLYDDESLILKADDGILLSGCQANETSADMSPVEGKGKAHGAFSNALQIVLKENPNRILSNREVVIMARKALEAQGFAQHPCLYCSDINADAPFLWHPNSC
- the LOC126673352 gene encoding putative pentatricopeptide repeat-containing protein At3g28640, translating into MTQLLQETKLSIKAWNRCISLAQNCTNMLQLKAIHANFTLSGISTNTFALTKLLEFCALSPHGSLSYASLLFDQIKIPNSFVFNTLIRAYTRSSNPYLALHYFNTMLKDFHLKPQNHTFHFVLFACGNVNWVCFGRQIHCWVCKNGMVVSDGHIQTGVVRLYAKCRIMSDAHKVFDEIPQPVVVQWNVLMNGYVDCNLESAALRVFRCMFVRGVEPDAFCVTSALAACAKSGALWQGKWIHEYIKKNLLEFDVFIGTALVDMYAKCGCINTAVEVFEMMPKRNAFSWAAMTGGFAMHGYARKAIHCLERMQSEDGVRPDRVVLLAVLTACTHAGLQEEGRFLLDNMKARYGIVPRHEHYSCVVDLLCRAGRWDEAIALIKRMPMKPLASVWGAVLSSCRTHKNVELAELAVKELLQLENGNMDEEDAAFVQLSNIYSSLGRGKDASKIHRVIGDKGLKKTPGCSMIEVDGRVNEFVSGDVSHKELAQIHVILELLLPDLISLSDQ